A window of Candidatus Thermoplasmatota archaeon contains these coding sequences:
- a CDS encoding TIM barrel protein, which yields MIRIGVAGIPLSCKDRTNRDGIIYTKNLGLSAMEIQFARGFISEEEAKEIRDVANKCVVEMFIHSPYYINLLGNERNVEMSKNKIRKSVRLANVMGAKVVTIHTGFYGSLSKKKAIMRFTKNIRSLRDEFKKDGIEVPVGIETMGKKEVFGSLEEIVEVCKCVRGTVPVLDAGHIHARSNGCLKDKEGFQEVFDKVSGLELEHYLIHITGVKYNKDGEMYHVPIRKGDMPVIKLMECIIDNGYNVTIISESPILEHDAVYSQILLDRAMEMSK from the coding sequence GTGATAAGAATAGGAGTTGCTGGCATACCTTTATCATGCAAAGACCGAACCAACAGGGACGGCATCATTTATACAAAAAATCTCGGCTTGTCGGCTATGGAAATCCAATTTGCCAGAGGATTTATTTCAGAGGAGGAGGCAAAGGAAATAAGAGATGTGGCAAATAAATGCGTTGTCGAGATGTTTATCCATTCCCCTTATTACATAAATCTCCTCGGAAATGAGAGAAATGTGGAGATGAGTAAAAATAAGATAAGAAAATCTGTCCGCCTTGCCAATGTGATGGGTGCAAAAGTCGTTACCATCCATACCGGATTTTACGGATCGCTGTCAAAAAAGAAGGCCATAATGAGATTTACCAAAAATATACGCTCGCTCAGGGATGAGTTTAAAAAAGACGGCATCGAGGTGCCCGTTGGTATTGAAACAATGGGTAAAAAGGAAGTGTTCGGCAGCCTAGAAGAAATTGTTGAAGTGTGCAAATGCGTCCGTGGGACAGTGCCCGTTCTTGACGCGGGACATATACATGCAAGAAGCAATGGTTGTCTAAAGGATAAGGAGGGCTTTCAGGAGGTGTTTGATAAAGTCAGCGGTTTGGAACTGGAGCATTACCTGATTCATATAACTGGAGTGAAATATAACAAAGACGGAGAAATGTATCATGTCCCCATAAGAAAGGGAGATATGCCCGTAATAAAGCTAATGGAATGTATAATCGATAACGGCTACAATGTTACAATCATCTCGGAGTCCCCCATACTTGAACATGATGCAGTATATTCTCAGATACTGCTTGATAGAGCAATGGAAATGTCAAAATGA